DNA from Arthrobacter sp. StoSoilB19:
TCCGGCCGGCCGGAAGCTCCGGGCCCCTGCCGGGGGTCCTGGCGCTGCACTGCCACGGCGGCAACAAGTTCGGCGGCGCCGACCGGCTGGTGGAACTGCCGGACAACCATCCGTCGGCGGCGGCAGCCCGCGCCGGCCACTACGACGGCCACGCCCTGGCCACCGACACCGCTCGCCGCGGCTTCGCTGTGCTGGCCCATGACTCTTTCGCCTGGGGCAGCCGCAAATTCGACCTTTCTGCTCCCCCCTGGCGCACTTCCGCCGCACTGGACGCGCGGCGGGCACAATGGCGGGAGGACGGCGTCGTACCTTCCGACGCGGACGATTACAACGCTGCTGCGGGCTTTCACGAGGACACGGTGGCCAAGGCCGCAGGGCTGCTCGGCAGCAGCCTGGCAGGCATGGTGGCACACGACGACCTCGCCGCGCTGGACATCCTGGCGTCCCTGCCGGACGTCGACCAGGACAGGCTGGGCTGCATCGGATTCTCCGGCGGCGGCGGCCGTTCCCTGGCCCTGGCAGTCCTTAGTCCGCGTATCCGGGCCGCCGTGGTGTCCTGCATGATGACCACCTTCGAGTCCCTGCTCCCGGCCTAC
Protein-coding regions in this window:
- a CDS encoding acetylxylan esterase, which codes for MTPTARPSAIAGYEDWPAYVRNHPRHQASAPPAQEFSDALGVPGACAPSGPTVHWEETHDGATTSQLSWQLGFGPRTTGWLVRPAGSSGPLPGVLALHCHGGNKFGGADRLVELPDNHPSAAAARAGHYDGHALATDTARRGFAVLAHDSFAWGSRKFDLSAPPWRTSAALDARRAQWREDGVVPSDADDYNAAAGFHEDTVAKAAGLLGSSLAGMVAHDDLAALDILASLPDVDQDRLGCIGFSGGGGRSLALAVLSPRIRAAVVSCMMTTFESLLPAYLDAHSWLLQTPGLWKLGDWPELTARAGAARFLVQYALADDLFPEDGMRQAHRILESLYGGTDRYTGSFWPGGHVFTAPMQDEALEFLAKTLAF